A region of the Micromonospora sediminicola genome:
CCGAACGTCAACATCTGGGCGGTGCTGGTGGCCGCCGGCTGGCGGCACGTCGGCTACATCATGCTGCTCTACCTGGCCGGGCTCAAGGGCGTCGACCCGTCGCTGCGCGAGGCCGCCGCGGTGGACGGCTCCTCCGAGACCAGCACGTTCTTCCGGGTGGTGTTCCCGGTGATGCGCCCGATCAACATCATCGTGCTGGTGGTCACCGTGATCGAGTCGCTGCGCGCGTTCGACCTGGTCTGGGTCATCAACAAGGGCCGCAACGGGCTGGAGCTGATCTCCGCGCTGGTCACCCAGAACGTGGTCGGCGAGGCGAGCCGGATCGGCTTCGGCTCCGCGCTGGCGACGATCATGCTGATGGTCTCCCTGGTCTTCATCACCATCTACCTCTGGACCGTGATGCGGGAGGACAAGCGATGACCGCCGCCGTCTCCACCGGGCGCCGCCGGCCACTGCGGCCGGCCCGGGTAGTCCTGCACCTCTTCCTGGGTACGGTCGCGATCGGCTGGCTGTTCCCGATCCTCTGGGCGGTGCTCACGTCGTTCCGTTCCTACGAGTACACCGCCGCCAACGGCTACGTCTCGCTCGGCGGGTGGACGATCGACAACTACGTCACCGCGTGGCGGACCGCCGAGTTCGGCAAGCACTTCCTCAACTCGGTCTACATCACCGTCCCGGCGGTGCTGCTCACGCTCTTCCTCGCCTCGTGCGTGGCGTTCGTGATCGCCCGGTTCAGCTGGAAGCTCAACATCGCGCTGCTCGGCCTGTTCACCGCCGCGAACCTGCTGCCGCAGCAGGCCCTGCTCATCCCGCTGTTCCGGATGTTCACCGAGATCCCGCTGCCGGCCTGGATGAGCGACTCGGAGCTGCTCTACGACAGCTACTGGGGGCTGATCCTGGTCAACGTCGCGTTCCAGTGCGGCTTCTGCGTGTTCGTGCTGAGCAACTACATGAAGGCGCTGCCGCACGAGCTGTACGAGGCCGCGATGGTCGACGGGGCGAGCGTGTGGCGGCAGTACTGGCAGGTGACCATGCCGCTGTGCCGGCCGGCCCTGGCCGCGTTGGCCACGCTGGAGGTGACCTGGATCTACAACGAATTCTTCTGGGCCACCGTGCTCATGCGTACCGGCGACAAGTTCCCGGTGACCAGTTCGCTGAACAACCTGCGCGGCGAGTTCTTCACCGACAACAACCTGGTCTCGGCCGGCTCGGTGCTGGTCGCGGTCCCCACCCTGGTGATCTTCTTCCTGCTCCAGAGGCAGTTCGTCCGGGGCCTGACACTGGGAGCCTCCAAGGGATGACGATCGTCCACCTGCGCCGCGCGCGGACCAGCCTGGTGCTCGACGCGCGCGGACCGGGCCTGCCCCGGGTCGTGCACTGGGGCGCCGACCTCGGGCCGCTGCCCGCCGAGGACCTGCCCGCGCTGGTCGACGCCACCGTGCCACCGGTGGTCCCGAGCAGCTTCGACGCGCCCACCGTGCTGTCGCTGCTGCCCGAGGCGAGCGCCGGTTGGAGCGGCCGACCCGGCCTGGCCGGTCACCGCGACGGCCGGGACTGGTCCACCTCCTTCCGCCTGGTCGACCTCGACGTACGCGACGAACGCGCGACGTCACCCCCCGACGGCACCGCGGCCGTCGGGCCCGAGCTGTTAGGAGGGGCCCCTTTACCTGCACCAGGCGTTAACAGGTGGCCCTTCCTTTCCACTGTCGAGGTGCGGGCGGTGGACCCGGGGGCGGGGTTGCGCCTGACCGTCGAGATCGCGCTGGACGCGGCGGGACTGCTGACGCTGCGACACCGGCTGCGCAACGACGGCGACGGACGCTACGAGCTGCGCGAGCTGACGCCGGTGCTGCCGGTGCCGGCGGTCGCCACCGAACTGCTCGACCTGACCGGCCGCTGGTGCCGGGAACGCGCGCCGCAGCGGCACCCGTGGCCGATGGGCGCCTGGGTCCGCGAGGGACGGCACGGACGTACCGGGCACGACGCCACGCTGCTGCTGGTCGCCGGCACTCCCGGCTTCGGCTTCGGGCACGGCGAGGTGTGGGCGGTGCACACCGCCTGGAGCGGCGACCACGTCACCGTGGCCGAGCGTCGCCCGACCGGTGAGGCCACGCTCGGCGGCGGCGAGCTGCTGGCCCCCGGCGAGATCGTGCTGGGGCCGGGCGAGGAGTACGCCTCTCCCCTGCTCCACGCCGCGCACTCGGCCGACGGGCTGGACGGGCTCAGCGACGTGCTGCACACGCACCTGCGGGCCCGGCCGGAGCATCCGCGCACGCCGCGACCGGTGACGTTGAACGTGTGGGAGGCGGTCTACTTCGACCACGACCTGGACCGGCTGCGGACGCTCGCCGACCGGGCCGCCGAGGTGGGGGTGGAACGCTTCGTGCTCGACGACGGCTGGTTCCGCGGCCGGCGCCACGACCTCGCCGGGCTCGGCGACTGGTGGGTCGACGGCGAGGTCTGGCCGGACGGGCTGCAACCGCTGATCGACCACGTCCGCGTGCACGGCATGCAGTTCGGGCTCTGGGTCGAGCCGGAGATGGTCAACCCCGACTCCGACCTGTTCCGGGCCCACCCGGACTGGCTGCTCCAGACGCCCGGCCGGCTGCCGCCGGAGTGGCGGCACCAGCAGGTGCTCGACCTGGTCAACCCGGACGCGTACGCGTACGTGCTCGGCCGGCTCGACGCGGTGCTGGGCGAGCACGACGGCATCGCGTACCTGAAGTGGGACCACAACCGGGACCTCACCGAGGCCGGGCACGCCGGCCGGCCCGGGGTGCACGCGCAGACCGTGGCCGTCTACCGGCTGCTCGACGAGCTGCGCGCCCGTCATCCGGGCCTGGAGATCGAGAGCTGTTCGTCCGGTGGCGCCCGGGTCGACCTGGAGATCCTGCGCCGCACCGACCGGGTCTGGGCGAGTGACTGCAACGACGCGCTGGAACGGCTGTCCATCCAGCGCTGGACCGGCCTGCTGCTCCCGCCGGAGCTGATCGGCACGCACATCGGGCCGGAGCGCTCGCACACCACGCACCGGGTCCACGACCTGGGCTTCCGGGCGGTCACCGCACTCTTCGGCCACCACGGCATCGAGTGGGACATCACCGCGATCGACGCGACCACCCGCGCCGAACTCACCGCCTGGGTGGCGCTGCACAAGCGGCTGCGTCCGCTGCTGCACGGCGGCCGGGTGGTCCGGGTCGACCACCCCGACCCGGCCGTGCAGGCCCACGGCGTGGTCGCCCACGACCGCTCCGCGGCGGTGTACGCGGTCAGCCGGGTGGCCACCTCCGCGGCCCAGGTGCCGGGCGCGGTGCGGTTGCCGGGGCTGGACCCGCACCGGCGCTACCGGGTCCGCCCGCCGGCCGGGGTGCCGGAGCCGGCGCTGCTGGAGCTGACGCCCCCGGCCTGGCTGGCGTCCGGGACGGGGGTGACGCTGAGCGGGTCGGTGCTGGCGTCGGTCGGTCTGCAACTGCCCGCCCTGCACCCGGAGCAGGCGCTGCTGTTGGAGGCCGTCGCAACCTGAGCGTCAGTCCTCCGCGGCGTCGAACGCCTTACGGGCCCTCTCGATCTGCGGCATGTGCGCGTCGGCCCACTCGAGGAGGGCGTCGACGGGACCGCGCAGCGTCTTGCCCAGCGGGGTGATCCGGTATTCCACCGCGACCGGGCGGGTGGCCACGACGCGGCGTTCGACGATGCCGTTGCGTTCGAGTCGGCGCAGCGTCGCGGTCAGCGACTTCTGGGTCACGGCCGGAACGGCGCGGCGCAGCTCGTTGAAGCGGCACGGCCGCTCGCACAGCTCGTTGAGGATGCTGAGCGACCACTTGTCCAGCACCTGGTCGAGCAGGTCGCGGTGGGGCGCGTCGATCCGCAGCTCACCGGCGCGAGGGGCGGTGGTATCGCGCATGAAACCAGGTCTCCTTGAAGTGTCCTTCGTCAACTAGGTATCAATGGTAAACCTCAGCACGTCCACCAGAGGAGACATGATGCCGGTCATCCGCTTCAGCCCCGACGGCCTTCAGCCGCACACGCCCTACGACCACGTGGCGGTGTCCACCGGGTCACGCCACATCCATGTCAGCGGCCAGATCGCCCGACGCGGCGACGGCACGCCCGTCGCGCCGGGCGACCTGAGCGGACAGGTCGCGCAGGTGCTGCGCAACACCGCCCTCGCCCTCGCCGGCGCCGACGCCTCCTTCGACGACGTGGTGCGGCTGACCTTCTACGTCACCGGGTGGAAGCCCGAGCGGATCGAGCCGTTCATGGCCGGGATCGAGTCGGTCGCCGAGGAGCTGGGTCTGCCCCGCCCGCTGCCGCCGGCCTCACTGATCGGCGTGGAGCACCTCTTCGAGCCCGACGTGCTCGTCGAACTGGAGGCGACCGCGATCACGGGGTGACCGGACCTCCCCGAACTTTCTTCGCCGGCGGATGTCGAGAACCGGGGTGGCGGCTTCTACCGGAGGGTGCAGGCACCGACAATCGGTGCTCGGGCGTGAGGAGCGAATCGTGAAGTACATGCTGCTGATGCAGTTCAGCGCCGCCGGGGCCGAGTTCCCGTCCGTCGACACCTGGACGCCGGAGGAGTTCCGCGCCCACATCGACTTCATGGGCGAGGTCAACGCCAAGCTCGTGGCCGACGGGGAGTTCGTGCAGGGCGAGGGGCTGGGCGGGCCGCAGCAGGCCCGG
Encoded here:
- a CDS encoding carbohydrate ABC transporter permease; translation: MTAAVSTGRRRPLRPARVVLHLFLGTVAIGWLFPILWAVLTSFRSYEYTAANGYVSLGGWTIDNYVTAWRTAEFGKHFLNSVYITVPAVLLTLFLASCVAFVIARFSWKLNIALLGLFTAANLLPQQALLIPLFRMFTEIPLPAWMSDSELLYDSYWGLILVNVAFQCGFCVFVLSNYMKALPHELYEAAMVDGASVWRQYWQVTMPLCRPALAALATLEVTWIYNEFFWATVLMRTGDKFPVTSSLNNLRGEFFTDNNLVSAGSVLVAVPTLVIFFLLQRQFVRGLTLGASKG
- a CDS encoding alpha-galactosidase; protein product: MTIVHLRRARTSLVLDARGPGLPRVVHWGADLGPLPAEDLPALVDATVPPVVPSSFDAPTVLSLLPEASAGWSGRPGLAGHRDGRDWSTSFRLVDLDVRDERATSPPDGTAAVGPELLGGAPLPAPGVNRWPFLSTVEVRAVDPGAGLRLTVEIALDAAGLLTLRHRLRNDGDGRYELRELTPVLPVPAVATELLDLTGRWCRERAPQRHPWPMGAWVREGRHGRTGHDATLLLVAGTPGFGFGHGEVWAVHTAWSGDHVTVAERRPTGEATLGGGELLAPGEIVLGPGEEYASPLLHAAHSADGLDGLSDVLHTHLRARPEHPRTPRPVTLNVWEAVYFDHDLDRLRTLADRAAEVGVERFVLDDGWFRGRRHDLAGLGDWWVDGEVWPDGLQPLIDHVRVHGMQFGLWVEPEMVNPDSDLFRAHPDWLLQTPGRLPPEWRHQQVLDLVNPDAYAYVLGRLDAVLGEHDGIAYLKWDHNRDLTEAGHAGRPGVHAQTVAVYRLLDELRARHPGLEIESCSSGGARVDLEILRRTDRVWASDCNDALERLSIQRWTGLLLPPELIGTHIGPERSHTTHRVHDLGFRAVTALFGHHGIEWDITAIDATTRAELTAWVALHKRLRPLLHGGRVVRVDHPDPAVQAHGVVAHDRSAAVYAVSRVATSAAQVPGAVRLPGLDPHRRYRVRPPAGVPEPALLELTPPAWLASGTGVTLSGSVLASVGLQLPALHPEQALLLEAVAT
- a CDS encoding winged helix-turn-helix transcriptional regulator, giving the protein MRDTTAPRAGELRIDAPHRDLLDQVLDKWSLSILNELCERPCRFNELRRAVPAVTQKSLTATLRRLERNGIVERRVVATRPVAVEYRITPLGKTLRGPVDALLEWADAHMPQIERARKAFDAAED
- a CDS encoding RidA family protein; its protein translation is MPVIRFSPDGLQPHTPYDHVAVSTGSRHIHVSGQIARRGDGTPVAPGDLSGQVAQVLRNTALALAGADASFDDVVRLTFYVTGWKPERIEPFMAGIESVAEELGLPRPLPPASLIGVEHLFEPDVLVELEATAITG